In Primulina huaijiensis isolate GDHJ02 chromosome 6, ASM1229523v2, whole genome shotgun sequence, a single window of DNA contains:
- the LOC140979219 gene encoding protein PALE CRESS, chloroplastic — MRLLDDLLNLHDGFDDDVWLKECKKRMAKTFPREDPFSILVPPGFDMDKHHGPIRPSFEADDILLRVDFVREVDALLQEVRSKHEEAVSVQSLDPESVGSLLKQQEKQRAIRQVEALLNLAIDLTW; from the exons ATGAGATTACTCGATGATCTCTTGAATCTGCATGACGGATTTGATGATGATGTGTGGCTTAAGGAGTGTAAGAAGCGTATGGCTAAGACTTTCCCACGAGAAGATCCATTTAGCATTCTTGTTCCTCCTGGATTTGACATGGATAAG CATCATGGCCCAATCCGACCATCCTTTGAAGCAGATGACATTCTTTTGAGGGTAGATTTTGTGAGAGAAGTCGATGCATTGCTGCAAGAGGTTCGATCCAAACATGAGGAAGCAGTGAGCGTCCAATCCCTCGACCCTGAGTCAGTTGGTAGTCTGTTGAAGCAGCAGGAGAAGCAAAGAGCCATTCGCCAGGTTGAAGCTCTGCTAAATTTGGCCATCGATTTGACATGGTAG
- the LOC140978715 gene encoding sm-like protein LSM2, with protein MLFFSYFKELVGREVTVELKNDLAIRGTLHSVDQYLNIKLENTRVVDQDKYPHMLSVRNCFIRGSVVRYVQLPPEGVDVELLHDATRREARGG; from the exons ATG TTGTTCTTCTCGTACTTCAAGGAATTGGTCGGGAGAGAAGTGACGGTTGAATTGAAGAATGATTTAGCGATCAGAGGGACCCTTCATTCCGTGGATCAGTATTTGAATATTAAGCTCGAAAACACCAGGGTTGTTGATCAAGACAAGTACCCACACATG CTCTCTGTGCGTAATTGCTTCATCAGAGGCTCGGTGGTTAGGTACGTCCAGTTGCCACCGGAGGGGGTTGATGTTGAATTGCTTCATGATGCCACTAGAAGAGAAGCTCGAGGCGGCTAG
- the LOC140979018 gene encoding BTB/POZ and MATH domain-containing protein 2-like — protein sequence MGRVCKETAKPSSSKAPETEPSVTTSTSITETINGSHDFKIKGYSLSKGIGIGKYIASDTFIVCGYSWAIYFYPDGKSLEDNATYVSLFIALASEGADVRALFELTLLDQSGREMHKVHSHFGRALESGPYTLKYRGSMWGYKRFYKRTLLEASDYLKDDCLQVHCCVGVVKSHTEGPKIYTIPLPPSDIGQHFGQLLESGKGTDVIFEIDGETFAAHKLVLAARSPVFRAQLYGPMKDQNTQCIQIEDMEAPVFKALLHFMYLDVLPDLEELTGLNSKWASTLMSQHLLAAADRYGLDRLRLLCESNLCADVTIHTVATTLALAEQHHCFQLKSACLKFVALPENLRAVMQTDGFDYLKESCPHVLTELLEYVARINEHSVAAGKLGTEAILDGSDVNGRRVKQRL from the exons ATGGGAAGGGTTTGCAAGGAGACGGCGAAACCATCATCTTCTAAGGCGCCGGAAACGGAGCCTTCGGTGACGACTTCAACGTCGATTACCGAGACGATAAACGGCTCACACGATTTCAAGATTAAGGGGTATTCTTTGTCGAAGGGGATCGGGATCGGGAAGTACATAGCGTCGGATACATTTATTGTCTGTGGGTACTCGTGGGCTATCTATTTCTATCCCGATGGGAAAAGCTTGGAGGATAACGCCACGTATGTTTCCCTTTTTATTGCGCTTGCTAGCGAAGGTGCGGATGTGAGGGCGCTTTTTGAGTTGACGCTGTTGGATCAGAGTGGGAGGGAGATGCACAAGGTTCATAGCCATTTTGGTAGGGCGTTGGAGAGTGGACCCTACACGCTTAAGTATCGTGGCAGCATGTG GGGTTACAAGCGTTTTTATAAAAGGACACTTCTGGAAGCATCAGACTATCTGAAGGATGATTGCCTTCAAGTTCATTGCTGTGTTGGGGTTGTCAAATCCCATACAGAGGGACCTAAGATCTACACTATACCATTACCACCATCAGACATCGGTCAGCATTTCGGACAGCTGCTGGAAAGTGGAAAAGGAACTGATGTAATTTTTGAGATTGATGGAGAAACCTTTGCTGCTCACAAGCTGGTACTCGCAGCTCGTTCACCAGTATTTAGAGCTCAATTATATGGCCCAATGAAGGATCAAAATACACAATGCATACAAATTGAGGACATGGAAGCACCTGTCTTTAAG GCTCTACTTCATTTTATGTACTTGGATGTGCTACCTGACCTTGAAGAGCTTACTGGTTTGAACTCAAAATGGGCCTCAACCTTGATGTCTCAGCATCTGCTAGCAGCTGCCGATCGGTATGGCTTAGATAGGCTCAGGTTGCTCTGTGAGTCTAACCTATGTGCGGATGTTACTATTCATACTGTGGCTACAACTCTAGCATTGGCTGAGCAGCACCATTGTTTCCAGTTGAAATCTGCGTGCCTAAAATTTGTCGCATTGCCTGAAAATCTTAGAG CTGTCATGCAGACTGATGGTTTTGACTACTTGAAAGAAAGTTGCCCTCATGTCCTGACGGAACTATTAGAATATGTTGCCAGGATTAACGAGCATTCTGTTGCAGCTGGAAAGCTGGGCACGGAAGCAATTCTCGACGGAAGTGATGTGAATGGTCGACGCGTGAAGCAGAGACTGTAG